Proteins encoded within one genomic window of Chelatococcus sp. HY11:
- a CDS encoding LLM class flavin-dependent oxidoreductase, translating into MPRDRYMNFGCILENYGSHPAAWLVSEAPVDSATDPNHYIGLAKLAEGAKLDFVFVADTPCLPEGDIESLSRSPRYINGLEPLTLLSVLSAHTSHIGLVGTLSSSYNEPFNVARAVASLDHLSGGRAAWNVVTTGSLNAPANFGRDANLDHAVRYERAREFVGVVRGLWDTWGDSAIVRNVTDSRYFDPQKLRPLNHKGKHFSVAGPLNIARPPQGHPVVVQAGGSDPGRELAAETADMVFMVESSLEGARSYYSDLKGRMSKFGRCPDELKLMQGITIVVGKTIAEADAKTAALSSRIHEDVGKTVIGTAIGVDLSDMDFDARIPADLIPAESNRGQTYHRVISRMAIEEKLTIRQMSARFAESRIGNTLKGTPETIVDTLEEWHQAGAVDGFMLRAMAFPDSLRDFCDLVVPELQRRGLMRQEYSGKTLRCHLGLARPAN; encoded by the coding sequence ATGCCGCGTGATCGATACATGAATTTCGGCTGCATCCTCGAGAACTACGGCAGCCATCCGGCAGCGTGGCTGGTGTCGGAGGCGCCGGTCGATAGCGCCACCGATCCGAACCATTATATCGGCCTGGCAAAACTCGCCGAAGGCGCGAAGCTCGACTTCGTGTTCGTCGCCGATACGCCATGTCTTCCGGAAGGCGACATCGAATCACTGAGCCGTTCTCCACGCTATATCAATGGCCTGGAGCCGCTGACCCTTCTCTCGGTGCTCTCTGCCCACACCAGCCATATCGGCCTGGTCGGCACCCTTTCCTCCTCCTACAACGAGCCGTTCAACGTCGCACGCGCCGTTGCATCGCTGGATCATCTCAGTGGCGGTCGCGCGGCGTGGAACGTCGTTACCACCGGCAGCCTGAACGCGCCGGCAAACTTCGGCCGCGATGCGAACCTCGACCATGCGGTGCGCTATGAAAGGGCGCGCGAATTTGTCGGGGTCGTGCGCGGTCTTTGGGATACGTGGGGCGATAGCGCCATTGTCCGTAACGTGACGGATAGCCGGTACTTCGACCCACAGAAATTGCGTCCCCTGAACCATAAGGGAAAGCATTTCTCCGTCGCAGGCCCGCTCAATATCGCGCGCCCGCCCCAGGGCCATCCGGTCGTGGTTCAAGCTGGCGGCTCTGATCCAGGACGGGAGTTGGCCGCGGAGACCGCCGATATGGTCTTCATGGTTGAGAGTTCGCTTGAAGGAGCGCGTAGCTACTACAGTGACCTGAAGGGGCGGATGAGCAAATTCGGCCGGTGCCCCGATGAACTCAAACTGATGCAGGGTATTACGATCGTCGTCGGCAAGACTATCGCCGAAGCCGACGCCAAGACGGCCGCCTTGTCGTCCCGTATTCACGAAGATGTCGGCAAGACCGTGATCGGCACGGCGATCGGCGTGGATCTCAGTGACATGGACTTCGATGCCAGGATCCCCGCCGATCTTATCCCGGCTGAGTCCAATCGCGGCCAAACCTACCATCGCGTCATTTCACGCATGGCGATCGAGGAAAAGCTTACCATCCGGCAGATGAGCGCGCGCTTTGCCGAATCGCGGATCGGCAATACACTCAAGGGAACGCCCGAGACGATCGTTGATACGCTGGAGGAGTGGCACCAGGCCGGCGCTGTCGATGGCTTCATGCTGCGGGCTATGGCATTTCCCGACAGCTTACGCGACTTCTGCGACCTCGTCGTGCCAGAACTTCAGCGGCGTGGGCTGATGCGACAGGAATACAGCGGCAAGACTTTACGCTGCCATCTTGGTCTTGCACGGCCGGCCAATTGA
- a CDS encoding ABC transporter substrate-binding protein, producing the protein MKSITNALLASVALTAMLGTAALAADGTVTLGVVTAQTGPLAPAGKFQQNGFNLAVEQINKAGGFTVGGKTYDLALKTYDTRCNVAEGASAMERLATVDKVPVVLGELCSPVAAAEAPVAEDFKVPLIVTVPTAGNLTEQGNPYFFRINARDIQLNEGLAKYITDAKLTPLAFLAWNNDTGRGGIEAMKGLLPDSTKIGYVGYFNVGEVDFSSHVTNIRNSGAKAVVLLMDEEPGSLAIRQIRDAGVDVQLIGTLAMGSDRFLQRLNAKYLDGMAQYNSFPPNSPVDRIKTFSTAYKAKFGEETHGFAAQSYDAVFLAVEAMKAAGTTTDGAKIRDALSALTFNGVIGEVKFDGKGQANPPVYVTQWCADGTRKIVLPATLAADCGSG; encoded by the coding sequence ATGAAAAGCATTACGAACGCTCTGCTGGCTTCCGTCGCGCTCACCGCGATGCTCGGCACCGCGGCCTTGGCCGCCGACGGCACGGTGACGCTCGGTGTCGTCACAGCGCAGACAGGTCCGCTCGCGCCGGCCGGAAAATTTCAGCAGAACGGCTTCAACCTTGCCGTTGAACAGATCAACAAGGCGGGTGGTTTCACAGTCGGCGGCAAGACCTACGACCTCGCGTTGAAAACCTACGACACACGCTGCAATGTCGCCGAAGGCGCCTCCGCGATGGAGCGGCTGGCGACCGTCGACAAGGTGCCTGTCGTGCTCGGTGAGCTCTGCAGCCCGGTCGCAGCCGCCGAGGCTCCCGTTGCCGAAGATTTCAAGGTGCCCTTGATCGTCACAGTCCCCACGGCCGGCAATCTCACGGAGCAGGGAAATCCCTATTTCTTCAGGATCAATGCCCGGGATATCCAGCTTAACGAGGGACTGGCTAAATACATCACAGATGCCAAGCTGACGCCGCTCGCCTTTCTCGCCTGGAACAACGACACCGGTCGTGGCGGTATCGAGGCCATGAAGGGCCTCCTGCCTGACAGCACGAAGATCGGCTATGTCGGCTATTTCAACGTGGGGGAGGTCGACTTCTCCAGCCATGTGACGAATATCCGCAATTCCGGCGCGAAAGCTGTCGTTCTTCTGATGGATGAGGAGCCGGGCTCCCTCGCGATCCGCCAGATTCGCGATGCCGGCGTGGATGTGCAGCTGATCGGGACCTTGGCCATGGGATCAGACCGCTTCTTGCAGCGGCTCAACGCCAAATATCTCGATGGTATGGCACAGTACAATTCCTTCCCGCCGAACAGCCCCGTTGATCGTATCAAGACGTTCAGCACAGCGTACAAAGCTAAATTCGGTGAGGAGACGCACGGATTTGCCGCGCAATCCTACGACGCCGTCTTCCTGGCGGTTGAAGCGATGAAAGCCGCCGGCACGACAACGGATGGCGCAAAAATCCGCGATGCGCTTTCCGCGCTCACCTTCAACGGTGTCATCGGCGAAGTGAAATTTGACGGCAAGGGGCAGGCGAACCCACCGGTCTATGTGACGCAGTGGTGCGCTGATGGCACCAGAAAGATTGTGCTACCGGCCACTCTGGCTGCCGACTGCGGGAGCGGCTGA
- a CDS encoding SMP-30/gluconolactonase/LRE family protein, with translation MPRSHHVIAEGLRFPEGPVACGDGSLLVVEIASGALTRVGPDGVVRRLATIAGGPNGLAVGPDGAYYVCNNGGFQWHEDNGVLRPTGTPPDYVGGRIERIDPVNFSVRALYTECNGHRLEGPNDLVFDREGGFYFTDYGKVRHRWRSHGGVYYALPDGSAIIEIAYPMLSPNGIGLSPDGGTLYVAETETGRLWAFDIIGPGQVRKAGFPSPHGGRLLCGLPDFQKFDSLAIEQAGNICVATLFAGVISVISPLGQLIRQVNVPDLFVTNICFGGNDRRTAYLTLSSTGRIMSMEWPEAGLPLAYDC, from the coding sequence ATGCCCAGGTCACATCATGTTATTGCTGAGGGCCTCCGGTTCCCGGAAGGGCCGGTTGCCTGCGGCGACGGAAGTCTTCTCGTGGTGGAGATCGCGAGCGGCGCCCTCACGCGGGTCGGCCCTGATGGCGTCGTTCGCAGGCTCGCGACGATTGCCGGTGGTCCGAATGGCCTCGCGGTCGGGCCGGACGGCGCCTACTACGTCTGCAATAATGGAGGCTTCCAGTGGCACGAAGACAATGGCGTGCTCAGGCCGACAGGGACGCCGCCAGACTATGTAGGTGGCCGCATAGAGAGGATCGACCCCGTCAACTTCTCGGTGCGCGCTCTCTATACGGAATGTAACGGTCACCGACTTGAAGGCCCCAACGATCTCGTCTTTGATCGAGAAGGTGGATTTTACTTCACTGACTATGGAAAAGTACGGCATCGTTGGCGCAGCCATGGTGGCGTATATTACGCGCTACCGGATGGGTCCGCGATCATCGAAATCGCATATCCCATGCTTAGCCCGAATGGCATTGGCCTATCGCCAGATGGGGGCACGCTTTATGTCGCCGAGACGGAGACCGGGCGGCTTTGGGCATTCGACATCATCGGCCCAGGGCAGGTCCGCAAGGCCGGCTTTCCATCACCACATGGCGGGCGCTTGCTGTGTGGCCTTCCTGATTTCCAGAAATTCGACAGCCTCGCAATCGAGCAGGCGGGCAACATCTGCGTTGCGACGCTTTTCGCTGGTGTGATTTCGGTTATCAGCCCTCTCGGTCAGCTCATACGGCAGGTGAATGTGCCCGATCTGTTCGTGACAAACATCTGCTTTGGCGGCAACGACCGACGAACGGCCTATCTGACACTGTCGAGCACTGGCAGGATTATGTCCATGGAGTGGCCGGAAGCCGGCCTTCCTCTCGCCTATGACTGCTAG